The genomic stretch CAGAACAATTAGGCTGTTTTTTCAGCCGATCGCCCAGGTTTTGTACCTAAGAAATCTACTTGATACCTAAGAAATTTAATGTTCTTCCGACTGATAGCGATCGCCGAAAATCCCTGACCAGAAATTGTGACCAGAAATTGTGACCAGAAATCGTGACCAAAAATTCTGACTAAAAACCTGGAGCGTTGGGAGCCGAGAAAAATGAAAAAAATGCACCAGATGCAATTTTGCGATCGCCTCTACAACAAAGCGGATCGAAAAATGAACAAACTGGTGCAGGACAGGAAGTTTAAGGGATTAGAATTCTGGAATCGAGATTTATGGAATTGCCGGAGCCGTGCAGGCTTCTGCGTTGGGGAAGTTCAGCAGTTTTCCGAGCGAGAGGCAAACAAACGGATTTTGGGGAACCGGAGGCTTGCCCGCCGCTACCCAGAGCTTCAATCGTTTGGGATCGTAAATTGCCTGACGCAGAGAACCGTTGCCGCCAGGACTGCTGTTATCGTCAAAGGTTGTGGTGGGGCTGGCTTCCAGCGTATAGGGATTAACGCGATCGCGCAAAATCTGGGTCATGATGGTCGGATCGATGCGTCCGTAATAGGAATCCTGCCCTTCGGGTTGGAGCAGCTGCTCATAGCGGGCGTAGCGCGAAAGCGTTGAATTGTCGGGCGGTGCCTGCTTGTCAAACATTTCCGAGACGACGAAGTGATTGGTGGCAAACAGTACGCCATTGTCCTGCAAGGGACGTACCGCAAAGCTCTGTCCGGTGAATTCCAGCACGCCCGCCTGCTTTGAATTGCCATCGGTGAGCATGATGATATTCGGGTGAACTTTGGGCTGCGACTGCATGAAGGTCACGGCTTCCTCAAAGCTGGTAGCCCCCTGAAGCACCTGCGCCATCATCTGCACGTTGCTGCCTCCCGAAAACGATAACTCCTCTGTATTTCTAGTTTCAGCCGTATCCAGACCTAGGGAAATTCCGGCAACATTTAAGCCCGAATTGGGCCAGAGAACGCCCGGATAGGTGACAAAAACGTGGGGTAAGCCATCCTGCGGCTGTCGCACAAAAACCACCGGATTATTGATGATGTAGTCGATCGGCGTTCCGTTATCGACCGTGCTGCCGTGGTAGAGATAGCCATCCACCGTGGCGGCATTGGCTGCGACAAATTGGCTACAGCCGTCCCAAAATAGCTCCTGAGGCAGCGTATAGCCAAACACGCTCTGATACACATCCCCATACGCCAGCACCATACAGGAATCTGGGGTAATGCCTAAATCCTGCGTTGCCGCCGCCAACCCGCGACATTCTTCCAGCGCATAGGCATAGGATCGCTGTTTCGCCAGGTGCCCCAATGCCAGACCGCGACCGACAAAGCGCAGGGTTTCCAGAACCGGCTGACCGATCGAGGCAATTTCGTCGTGGAGAAACTGTCCGTGCTGATAGCCCATGTCGTAGGGAGTCCCTTCTAGCCAAACGACTTTGAGATTGCCAATGTCTTCCCGATGGGCAGCAACGGGCTTCCAGTCGGGCGGCAAATACTTGGCTCGCGTTTCGGGGGCGATCGTCAGCGGCGCTAGAACGGTGGAGTTTGCGATGGGCTGACTGCAATCACAGGTTTGCTCGGCAACCGAAGCCTGAACTTCAACCAGCCAATCCTCCAGGCTGACGACCTGTTGCTGCAAGTTAACCGTTCGGAGGCGAGAGGCGGTTTGTCCCAGACGCGCCAATCGGGCACCATTAATTCGCATTTCCTGGGTGGGATAGTGGTACAGCAGCTCCAGAAACGTAATGCGATTATCGTCTGCGGCGGACAGCACCAGTGCCGATCGCAATGCCTGAATATTGGCAAGCTTGGAGGGCGTATGCACAATTTGCCCCACCTGGAACAGCAGGTATTCGCCGAGCAGCGAGTTGAGCGTTCTATCCAGGAAGCGGACATTCATCTTGATTTCTTGAGTCAGCGCGATCTGTAAATCCTCCGGTTTGATCCCGGCAATGTTCAAGTAAAATTGCCATCCACCGGGAAGCTTCCCAGTCTCCACAAATTCTGTTAGCTCGGCGATCGTGATGTACTGGCGCAATGGACCAAACTCAATCACCAGTCGTTTGTCAGGCAGGGGAGAACTCTGTTGATTCGAGCGAGAAGCGATCGCGATCGCATTCCTATTCACTTGCTCTGTGGATTCTTCTATAGATTTTCCTGTGGATTCCTCTGCTGATTCTCCTATTGATTTCCCTGCTGATGCAGATGTTGATGTAGGTGATGTTGATGTAGATGACGTAGATGATGTTGATGTAGATGTTGATTTAGATATCGATGCAGATGGAGCCTCAGTCAGCAGCGATTTAACCGTTTGGCTTCCTTCCTGATAGGCGATCGCAGCTGGGCTATCTGAATCACTAACTACGGCTTGGCAATTGCACAGCATTTCAGGCAGCAGCTTTTCTGCAACGCTCAGGATTGGGCTAATGCGCGTCACAAACAAATTGACATCCTGATAGACAGGCAGCAGCTCATCCAGGGAAAGGCGAGCAGTGGACTCAGGGTAGGCGGCTAATAGATCAATGAGCGAAAAGGTTTGATTTTCGTTCTTCAGGACTTCCCCAAATGCTTTAGAGAGAGGTTCCAAACGCTCCCTTCTCAGCGGATCGCCGATCGCCTTACTGATTTCAAGCAGGGCAAACTCCTTGGGAATCAGCGGTGTTGACCGCGCCGAAATGGCAGTAGTCAGAGCATTACGAACGTCTATGGGGTTCTGCTGAGATTGCTCAAAGAATTGCTGAAGTGCCTCAGAGGGAGTTCCCGTTTCGGCAAACTGCTGGAGTTCGGTTAAGGGAATATTTAATTTCAGATCGCGGTACTGCAACAGAATGGTTTCTGAGGCATTGGCTCGACCAATCAGAATCAGGCAAATCATGCCCACAGCAAGCAGTAGATTTCGCCAGACTGAAAATTTTCTTAACACGGCTTCAAGACCTAATAACGGCATTGCTATGAGCAGGGTACAGCAACTAATTATTCCTGCCAACGCAAAATCAATCGTTTGTCTTGCCTGATATCGTGGGTCTTAAAAATAGTTTAAGAAGTCAGTCGTACTCGCCCAACAAAATCATTTAACGCAGCTTTTGCCAGGGGATTCTGCGAGAGGGCAAGTATTATAAGTAGTGTATTGTAGTATATTGCCGTAAAAACAGATCGGGCTAAGCAAGGGTTACATTGAGTATGCCCATCCTGTACGCACAGCCATCCTGAAAACTTGAGTTTGGTCTGGTATATACATCTGGTACACACATGGGTAGCCCCCTTCATTCGGGATCATTGAGTCGGGATAATGAACAAACCACGATCGCCGATACCGACCCCTTCTATTAGAGCCAGCCGTTCTTCCCAGCGCAGTGGAACGACGGCAACCGGGCAGCGAGGATCGCGGCGAACCGATTGGGGACGGGGTCTGGTGGGGGTCTGGGCTTTGGCTGCGGCAACGGCAACGGCGCTGAATTTAGGTGTGGTGCAGTTTCTAGAACGCCAGGTGCAAACGCTGTTCTTTGAGATGCGGGGCGCAGTCACTCCTCCCAGGGAAATTGTGATTCTGGCGATCGATGAGAGTTCGCTGACGCAGGGAGAATTTTTCCGGTCTGATCCGGGACGCTATGCGGATTTAGCGCCTATCCAGTCCTGGCCCTGGGAACGCAGCGCCTATGCAGCGGTTGTGGATAAACTGATGGCAGCGGGGGCAGATGCAGTCGCGATCGATGTGATTTTTTCCTCGCCCAGCAGCTACGGGGAGCAGGACGATCGGCAGTTTGCCCAGGTACTCCAGAAATACGCGGGACGAGTGACGCTGGCATCCCAGTATGGCGAGGTGGAAACACTCCAGGGCTACACCACCCAACTCACTTCACCGCTGCTCGACTTCTGCGATCGTCCTGACTGTACGGGATTTATTAACTTTCCCATTGAGCCAAATTATCGGATTCATCGATTGGGGGAGTCCTTTTTACAGCAGTTTTTACAAAATGCGCCTCCGGCTGAAGCGGAAGTTCTGCCTCAAACTCCCTCCTTTGCCAAATCGACCTTGCAGGCGGCTCAGCGCTCCTATCCTACTCCTGCTGGAGAATCTATATTCTTCTATGGTCCTGCCAACAGTTTCACCCAAATTCCTTTTTGGACGGTGCTAGACCCGGAGGCGTGGCAGGTTTCGCTACAGTCGGACACCTTCAAAAACAAAATTGTGCTGATTGGCTCAACGGCGGCAGTGCATCAGGACTTTCATGCGGCTCCCTTCTCAAAAAGCTGGCTCTACCCGCAGCCCATGTCCGGTGTTGAGGTTCATGCCAATGCGATCGCTACGCTGCTGGAAGGACGATCGATCGCGGAAGCAGTGCCCCAGGCTCCTCTGAGGGGATTATGGGTGTTGGTGGGTGTAGTCGGTGCGGGCTGGTGGTTTACCCGTCAAAAGCAGCCTTTGCGTCGGTTCATCTGGGCGATCGGGTTTGCGGCGGGGTGGCTGGGCGTAGGCTATGTGCTGTTTGTGCAGGCGAGGCTGATCATTCCGACGGCGGTTCCGGCAGGGGCGATCGCGCTAAGCGGATTGGGACAGCTAATTGTGGGTTCGGCAAAGGAGCAGGTCAAAAAGCGGCAGCTGCGCGACACACTAAAGCAGTACGTGACCTCGCCGATCGTGCAGGAGATTATCAGCCAGCATGATGACCTTCAGGATTTGCTGCGGGAACGCGAGCTGGCTTTAGCGGGAAAGGTGCTGGTTAGCCGCTATCGAATTACACGGGTTTTGGGGTCGGGCGGATTCAGTGAAACCTATATTGCGGAAGACCTTCAGCGACCCGGCAATCCCCAGTGCGTCGTCAAGCAGCTGCGCGTGGCAAGCAACAACCCCAAAACGTTGAGGGAGGCAAAGCGACTGTTTGCGATCGAAGCAGAAACCCTGGAACGGCTGGGACGGCACGATCAGATTCCGCGCCTGCTGGCATCCTTCGAGGAGGATCAGGAATTTTATCTGGTGCAGGACTACATTCAGGGACAGCCGCTAACCCGCGAAATTTTGCCGCAGCGCATCCTGCCTGAATCGAGAGTCGTGCAGATGATTGCTGAATTACTGAATGTATTGGCGTTTGTCCATAGTCAGGGCGTGATTCACCGGGATTTGAAGCCCTCGAATATTATCCGGCGGCGATCGGACGATCGGCTGGTGCTAATTGATTTTGGTATCGCAAAAAAAATTACAACCCAGCTTGCGGAGGGCAGCGGCAACACCAAATTTACGATCGCCGTGGGAACTCCGGGCTATATGCCAAGCGAGCAGTCCGCCGGACGCCCCCAGTTTAATAGCGATATCTATGCGCTGGGAATGATGGCGATCGAGGCGTTAACCGGGCAATCTGCCCATATTCTTAACCACGATGCCCGCACAGGTGCGATTCGATGGGTGCAGCAGGCGCGGAGCGTTAATCCGGCTTTAGCGGCAATTCTCAATAAGATGGTGCATCACGACTTTACCCAGCGCTATCGATCGGTGCAGGAGGTACAGCGTGACCTGATGGCGCTTTATCCGGATCTGGCAATCGCAGATGGCGCGATCGCGGACGAATCCGACAAAAGCGCTGAAAGACCAGACGCACCGTTACCCAGAGGACTTGCCCTTGAGACGCAGAACCCCGATGACGATCGAACCATTTCGCTGCCGGAGGACTGGCTGAATCAGGAGGAAATGGACGGTGGATTTCTGGATAAGACGTTGCCGCTGCCTCAGCATGGGCTGGAGGAGTAGAGGAGCCGATCGCGGCTAGCCCATTTCTGCCAATTCAGGCGAACTATTATGATCAGTACGATCGGTTAGGCAGGTAAACCAGACTACAAATTCGGTAAGATGGGGGATAACTTTTTCAGGTGATGCTTTCAGTTCCTCCAGAGCGACGCTCAGACAAAATCAGGGTTTGACAGAATCAGGGTGATTGGCAAATCGATTTGCCTGGAACTTATCTACTATGTCACCGTCCTACAAGCTCAGACGCTTAACCAGATTCTTCGATCGAAGAATTTAGTGAAAACTTGCTAAAAGATTCACTTGTTAAGGGTCTGGCAGTGCTGCAAAACTCGTAGAGATCCTGCATGGCTCGCCGTACCATTCCCGTTATCCTCGCGATTCTGTCCAGTACCGTGCTTCTGGCAGCGGAAGTGTATGCCCAGACCCCTCTAAACCGGGCGGTTGTGGCATCTATGCGTAATCAGGTGCAGCTTCTCCGTCGGAATCAGTCTCCCCGTGCGGCACGTCTTTCCGATGCTATTACGCCGGGTGAAGGGGTTTCTACGGCGCGAGCTTCGTTGGCAGAACTGCGGTTTAATGATGGCTCTCTGGGAAGACTGGGAGAGCAGGTGGTGTTCTGGTTCTCGCCCGGAACGCGCAATTTTCGCCTCTCGAACGGTACAGCTCTGTTTCTGATTACTCCCGGACAGGGCAGGACCCGCATCCAGACGCCCAATGCTACCGCTGGAATTCAGGGTTCGGCGCTGTTTGTTCGCTACATTCCGGAAACAGACACGACCATTATCGGCGCGTTGACCGATAGCGGCATTGAGGTCTTCAATCGCGATGGATCGCAGCAGGAACCCCTGCGGGGCGGGCAAATGGCAGTGGCGATCGGCGATCGGATTGAGCAGGTCTATGATTTTGATTTAAATACTTTCTACGAAACCAGTACGCTGGTGCGCGGGTTAGCGCCAGGTCGCGATCGACCCTCTAATCCATCAGAAGCCGAATCTCGCGATGCAGCAATCTCCCAGGTGCAGGAGGAAATGCAGACGGCGATCGAGCAACAGCAGCAAATTCCTGCCGATCAAGCAGTTGAAACGCCCGATTTCGTTCGCGTGCCAGAGCGCAGTGCGGAGGAACCCCCGATTGAAACGCCTGTCTTTAATAATTTTCCGGAACCGAGTCCCGCTAATCCTACTGAGGCTCTAAATCCTACCGACAACCCCAATTTCACCCAAACTCCCCGTCCGTCTGAAGATCCAGTAAGGGATAACCAGCCCGTCAATCCAGTTCTCGATCGCGATCTACAGCCGCCTGCCCCCACTCCACAAAATCGCCTGGAGCAGGTCACGACTGACCCCAGAGTAGACGATCGGCGGGAACCCCCTCGACGTCCCGGTGATGGCAATGGGCGTCCTGATAATCCCGGTAACGGTAGACCGGATAACCCCGGCAACGGGAATGGCAGACCGGACAATCCGGGGGTCGGCAGACCGGATAACCCTGGTAACGGAAACGGTAGACCGGATGTAGGCGATCGTCCCGGCAATGGAAATGGTAGACCCGACAACCCAGGAAATGGACGTCCTGATAACCCCGGCAATGGCAGACCGGATAATCCTGGAAACGGCAATGGCAGACCAGATATAGGCGATCGTCCGGGTAACGGGAATGGTAGACCCGACGCAGGCGATCGTCCCGGCAATGGGAATGGACGTCCTGATAATCCAGGCAACGGCAACGGTAGACCCGATGTAGGCGATCGTCCGGGTAATGGAAACGGCAGACCCGATAATCCTGGAACTGGTAGACCTGATAATCCCGGTAATGGTAGACCCGATAATCCTGGAATCGGTAGACCTGACAATCCCGGTAATGGCAGACCTGATAATCCTGGAACTGGTAGACCTGATAATCCGGGTAATGGCAGACCCGACAATCCTGGCAACGGCAATGGAAATGGACGTCCCGATAATCCCGGCAACGGCAATGGACGCCCTGACGCAGGCGATCGTCCGGGTAACGGCAATGGCAGTGGACGCCCTGATAATCCGGGTAATGGCAATGGCGTGCCTGATGTAGGCGATCGTCCCGGCAACGGCAACGGTAATGGTAACGGTAACGGCAACGGTAGACCGAATGCAGACGATCGTCCCGGCAACGGCAATGGCGGTGGTAATGGGCAACCCAGCGGAGGCGATCGTCCGGGTAATGACAACGGAAACGGAAACAATAACGGTAGTGGACAGCCAAACGCAGGCGATCGTCCCGGTAATGGAAATAATAACGACAACGGTAGACCGAATACAGGTGATCGTCCCGGTAACGGAAGTGGTAATGCGGGTAGCAATGGTGGTGGAAATGGTAACGGAATTGTGAGACCTCCCGGAAATAACCGTCCCGATCGCGGAAATAATGGACGTAATTGAGACTGGTTAGAGGCGTGAAAAAAGTATGTTTGTTGAGCTATTCGATTCTATGGATGGGTTGCCTCTGGAGCCATTCACAGGATGCCAGTGCCGAAACCTTAGCCGCCCAAGCGAATTCTGCCTCTCGAAGCAGAAGCAATGAAACGGCTCAAGCCGATCGCCCCTCTATAGCGCAAAGCGATCGGGCATCGATTCAGTCGCTTTGGACTGCCAATATTGCACCTGCGGAATTGAGTTTGCCTCCGCGGATTGCTTCCAGCGTGAGTTATTCTGCCGCCCAGTCCCATCCTACAGCGAGTCGTTTTACAGATAGACAGCGATTGAGGGAAACGGCTTTAGAGGAAGTGTCCAGGCTGATCGATCGCCAGAGCCAGACTGTGGAAGTTCAAGCACCGAAAGCGTCTTCCGATTTTCGGCAATCTTCTGTTCGTTCTTCTGTTCCTCCACTGTTCGCAGAAGTAGCGATCGGAGAATCAATTGAATCGGACATTAATCAAATTGCTCCAATTGCGCTAATTGCTCAAAATCGCCCAATCGATCAAGCAGAGGGAACGTCACCAGCGACCGATTCACAAACAATTGATCCAGAGTTAGGAGAGCTACGGCTTCGCGATACGGATGCGATCGAGCAACCCACTGAACAATCTGCCGAGCAATCTTCGGCTGACGCAACGGCTGACCCAGAGTTAGGAAGGCTCCGACTGCGCGATCGACCCCCGCTCCAACCACCCGCAGCGCAACAGCCCCCGCCCGCAGAACCGCAAACCGTTTTCCTGCTGGGCAGCATCGATTACTTTAGAAGCGACAATATCCTGGCGGATGATCTTGACCCGGTTGATGATCAGATCATTACCGTGGGAGCATCTCTGCTTGCGATTCCCAGGCTTGGCTCTCGAACGCAGCTGGTGGCATCGGCGGGAGCGAATCTTGCGCGTTATAGCGACCTGACGGAACTCAACTACAGCAATATTCAACTGCGGTTAGGCATTCGTCAAAATCTATTTCCCCGTACCTTTGGTGAACTGAGCTGGACAAATCAGCAGTTCTTTTCCTCAGGGGATGGCGATCGCTTTCTCAACGATCATGCCCTGCGGCTTTCTCTCTGGCGACGCGACCCGATTGTGCCCCGGCTTAATTTAGATACCTTTTACCAGTTCCGCCTGAGTTTCACTGATCCCATCGATCGCAGCCGTCTTTCCAATACGCTGGGGGCTTACCTCAACTACGAATTGCAGCAAAATTTAGAAGTCGGACTGGACTATCAGTTTAGCCTCACCCACTTTACACAGCAGGAGCGTGAGGATAGCTACCATCAACTGACTGCCCAACTGAGCTACGACCTTTCCCGCGAAAGCCGGATTAGCCTGTACGGTGGGTTTAGCTTTGGGCGATCGTCTGAGTCCAGCATTAACTTTAATAGCGGCATCCTGGGGGTTAGCTTGAGTGCCAATCTTGCCCTTTTCTAGCAGAGGAAGGCAAGGTTAGCGAAGCATGTTAATCCATCCTCTAACTTAATGGGGATCAACGATCGCTAAAGAAACAACTATAATAAACAGTATTAACACGATAAATTCAGATAACAGATTCAGGCAACAGATTCAGACAAAAATTCAAATAGGATTCAGATAGAATTCTATCCAGTTTTGAGCGAGGGATAATATGATCTCTTGTACGTCAACTCATACGATTTAATCTTTCCCCGTTAATTCTTTTGATTTAGCAAACAAAGTTGCTTAGGTTGTCTCTACAAATCCTGATCAGCTAACAGTTGTGGGCTAACAGCCATAAGCTAACCATCATTTTGTGAGCAGAGCTTCTGCAAAATCTGTTCGTTTTATTTGGCTGAGTTTTCCAAATTCTCTGTATTTTCGTGTTTTTAATCAGCGGCAATCTATTGTGCTGCTGTTTATTCCATTGAGGTTGTTTAATGCAATGCTAGACCTATCTAAACCCCAAGCAAGACCCCAGGAATTTATTAAGCCAGCGGTAAACTGTCTGGTGAGCTACGTTCTGGAAATGCTAACGGCGATCGATATCCAGCAACTCCAGCCCACGTTTGCCCATCTTCCTGCCGATCCCTATTTGGAAGGAGGTTATCGATTTCGGCGGCTTTCCCACTTCAAAGTGGAGGGCGATCGTTTAGTGCAGCAGCCCCATCGTCGTTTCTTCCAGGGCAAGCAAGTGAATCCGCTGCTGGGCGATGTAGTGCGAGAGTATGCCGAATTGGAGGATGAGCTAGTTCAACAGGAAGCTTTCCAGCGAATGGTCTGGGAGTTCTATCAGTTCTGCCAAATCTGTTCCCCCCATCGGGAAATTGGCGTACATCAGATTCGCACGATCGCCTCACCGCAGAAGCAGGGAAACCCTGCCCCAGAAGGCATCCATCGGGATGGCGTTGATTTAGTCGGAATTTTTGCCGTCGATCGCCACCACATTCGTGGGGCTGAAACCCATCTCTACCTGAACCAGCAGGATCGCCAGCCTATCTTCAGTAAAGTTCTGCATCCGGGCGAGTTGCTCGTTTTTAAGGACGACCAGTATTTGCACTACACCTCTCCCATCAAAGCAACAGGCTATGGACAGGGAACCAGAGATGTCTTTGTCCTCACTTGCCCTGGACTGTTTCCTCCCGAAGAGTGATGACTTAAATTAACCAATCTCGTAACCAACTTTTCCGTTTAGGCTTGAACTCAGGCTTAAACGGTTTGTGTGTTTAAATAGAAATTCAAACGTTGGAGGTTTGGGGATTACTTACTTTTATAACTTCTTAACAACAATTCATTTAATGTTCGGCTCTCTATCTTTTAAATCGAACTATCTCATCGACAGACCGTTAAATATACGAATTGACTATTAGAATTGCTAAATTTTGTAATTCTTCACATTTTTATTTCGTAGCTCCTCATTCTGGATGATGTTCTGCCTGTAATTATTGCTAACCATTAGGGAAAGAGTTAGAAAAAATAAAAACATTTATGTCACCTGGCGTATTGATTCTAATCGCGGCACTAGGAATCGCGCTATTGCTGCTGCTTGTGATTAAATTTCGACTACAGGCGTTTTTGGCACTATTAATTGCAAGCCTGTTTGTGGCGATCGTGGGAGGAATTCCCTTAAACGAAGTTGCAAAAACGATTCAAGACGGAATGGGGAGTACCCTTGGCTTTATTGCCATTGTGGTGGGGATTGGCACGATGCTCGGCGAAATGCTGCGGATTAGTGGCGGTGCAGAGCAGCTTGCCCGTACCATCGTCGGTCGATTTGGTGAGGAGCGAGCTCCCTGGGCACTGGGTTTAACCGGATTTATCGTTTCGATTCCGGTCTTTTTTGATGTGGGGTTAATTATTCTGATTCCGCTGGTCTACAGTCTGACTCAGCGAACCGGACGATCGCTTCTCTACTATGCGTTGCCTCTGGCGGCAGGATTGGCAGTTGGGCATAGCTTTATTCCGCCGACGCCGGGCCCCGTTGCCGTTGCCGCATTGCTTGGTGCGGATTTGGGCTGGGTAATTTTGTTTGGTACGATCGCGGGACTGCCTGCCATGATTCTGGGCGGTATTGTCTTTGGCAAATATATCTCCGGCAAAATTAACGCCAAAGTGCCGGAATACATGATGATTGAAAATTACGGCATTTCTGCCCTGGGGAACGACGATGATGATGCGATCGATGAACCCGATCGGATTACGGCATCCCGTGCGCCCCAGTCTCCTGACACTGGAGTAGCGGTGCAGTCGCGTCCGCAGCAGGACATTCCGCAAACCGATCATCCTCGCGTCACTACCCTGCCTAGTTTTGGTGTCGTCCTGGGATTGATTCTGATTCCGCTGGTACTGATTCTGCTGAACACCGCCTCTGGCGTGATCTTCCCTGAGGGTAATGGAATTCGCAATTTCCTGGGCTTTTTAGGGCACCCCTTCACAGCACTGCTGATTGCAACCCTCCTGAGCTTCTATCTGCTGGGCACCAAACGGGGCTACTCTCGCCGCGAGATTCAGGAAATCGCCACAAAGTCACTGGAACCTGTGGGGCTAATTATTCTGGTGACGGGCGCGGGCGGCGTCTTTGGCAAAACCCTCGTTGCTACGGGTGTGGGTGAAGCATTGGCGGGTGCGATGGCGCAGTTTAACCTGCCTGTGATTGTGCTGGCATTCCTGCTGGCAGTTGCCGTTCGAGTATCCCAGGGTTCTGCAACCGTTTCAATGGTGACCGCAGCCGGACTGGTTGCCCCGGTGGTTCAGGCAGGCACCTATTCCGCTCCCGCCGTTGCCCTGATCACGATCGCGATCGCCTCTGGTGCAACGGTAATTTCCCATGTGAATGATTCTGGTTTCTGGCTCATCAGCCGTTATCTGGGTATTTCTGAAAAGAACACGCTGCGCTCCTGGACAGTCCTGGAGACGATCATTGGTGTTGTGGGTTTTCTGGTGGTGCTGGCGATCAGCTTCTTTGTTTAGATGATTTCAGAATGAATTCTAGGACTTCGTTACTATTGGGTTAATGATTGGGTCACGCATATGGACGCTTCCTATTTCATTGGGGTCGATGTCGGAACGACCAGCACGAAGGCGATCGCTTTTTCTGCCGAGGGTCAGGTGAAGGCGCAGGGTAGCCAGCTCTATGGGCTAAATGTCCCGCAGCCTGGCTGGGCAGAGCAAGACCCGGAGGAAATTCTGGCGGCAGTGGTGGCGGCGATCGGGCAGGTGATGCAGCAGATTGAACCCGCTTCTGTAGCAGCATTGAGCTTTAGTGCGGCAATGCATAGCGTGATTGCGATCGATCGGGAAGATAAACCGCTGACCCCAGCTATTATTTGGGCAGACAATCGCAGTACGGCTCAGGTAGAACGGCTGAAACAGGACGATACTGGACATTCGCTCTACCTGCGGACGGGCACGCCGATTCACCCGATGTCGCCGCTGCCCAAACTGCTCTGGCTGCGAGAAACCCTGCCCGATTTGTTCCAGAAAGCATCCCGGTTCATTTCTATTAAGGAATACATTTTCCATCGCTGGTTTAATCGCTATGTGGTGGATTATTCCATTGCCTCGGCAACGGGATTGCTGAATCTG from Leptolyngbya ohadii IS1 encodes the following:
- a CDS encoding outer membrane beta-barrel protein yields the protein MSYSILWMGCLWSHSQDASAETLAAQANSASRSRSNETAQADRPSIAQSDRASIQSLWTANIAPAELSLPPRIASSVSYSAAQSHPTASRFTDRQRLRETALEEVSRLIDRQSQTVEVQAPKASSDFRQSSVRSSVPPLFAEVAIGESIESDINQIAPIALIAQNRPIDQAEGTSPATDSQTIDPELGELRLRDTDAIEQPTEQSAEQSSADATADPELGRLRLRDRPPLQPPAAQQPPPAEPQTVFLLGSIDYFRSDNILADDLDPVDDQIITVGASLLAIPRLGSRTQLVASAGANLARYSDLTELNYSNIQLRLGIRQNLFPRTFGELSWTNQQFFSSGDGDRFLNDHALRLSLWRRDPIVPRLNLDTFYQFRLSFTDPIDRSRLSNTLGAYLNYELQQNLEVGLDYQFSLTHFTQQEREDSYHQLTAQLSYDLSRESRISLYGGFSFGRSSESSINFNSGILGVSLSANLALF
- a CDS encoding 2OG-Fe dioxygenase family protein, with the translated sequence MLDLSKPQARPQEFIKPAVNCLVSYVLEMLTAIDIQQLQPTFAHLPADPYLEGGYRFRRLSHFKVEGDRLVQQPHRRFFQGKQVNPLLGDVVREYAELEDELVQQEAFQRMVWEFYQFCQICSPHREIGVHQIRTIASPQKQGNPAPEGIHRDGVDLVGIFAVDRHHIRGAETHLYLNQQDRQPIFSKVLHPGELLVFKDDQYLHYTSPIKATGYGQGTRDVFVLTCPGLFPPEE
- a CDS encoding GntP family permease, translated to MSPGVLILIAALGIALLLLLVIKFRLQAFLALLIASLFVAIVGGIPLNEVAKTIQDGMGSTLGFIAIVVGIGTMLGEMLRISGGAEQLARTIVGRFGEERAPWALGLTGFIVSIPVFFDVGLIILIPLVYSLTQRTGRSLLYYALPLAAGLAVGHSFIPPTPGPVAVAALLGADLGWVILFGTIAGLPAMILGGIVFGKYISGKINAKVPEYMMIENYGISALGNDDDDAIDEPDRITASRAPQSPDTGVAVQSRPQQDIPQTDHPRVTTLPSFGVVLGLILIPLVLILLNTASGVIFPEGNGIRNFLGFLGHPFTALLIATLLSFYLLGTKRGYSRREIQEIATKSLEPVGLIILVTGAGGVFGKTLVATGVGEALAGAMAQFNLPVIVLAFLLAVAVRVSQGSATVSMVTAAGLVAPVVQAGTYSAPAVALITIAIASGATVISHVNDSGFWLISRYLGISEKNTLRSWTVLETIIGVVGFLVVLAISFFV